The following is a genomic window from Prunus persica cultivar Lovell chromosome G7, Prunus_persica_NCBIv2, whole genome shotgun sequence.
TCCCAAGCCTTTTTAACCCCTAAAAAGCACCAACTATTGAAATTGGGAAAACACTTTACCAGCTTTGGAAGATATACTAAAGAAAGATGGACAAATGCTAGACAcattacattatatattagaTTTTGTATTGGTGAGCTTCACCTCTCTAAATGTAGTATATGAATGTGATAAGCCtgtacaaataaataaataaagggttGCAGCATGAGAGAAAGGATGAGAAGGTAAAATAATTGACAGGGGGATTGCTGACCTCACATCTCTGTGTCAGGGAAGTGTTTCTCGTCAGTTGGAGTTGAGGAACATCCCTTTGCATATAGTCATGATTCACATCAATTAACTTCTGACGTTCATAACTGCCAAATTTTGGGGCTGCGGCACGAGATTTCTTGGCCAGATCACGCCTTTCTTCCTTGTCTTTTACTGAATCCAAATTACCATCTGGGCAGGCGGGCATTAAACCAATAAGTTCAAGTAAAGCATCTCGCACCCTCATTGATGGCTTCCAGTTTAATGTTACCTTGGTTTTGATATTGAAGGAACCATTTTCCGTCAAAAAGATGAATGAAGGTTCCTTCCATGGGTATTCCTTCGGAAACAGGAGCCGCACATGATAAATCCCACCCTCGAATTCAGTTCCAGAAGGGCCTCTCAGTGCACCTTGCCATTCATATGAGTTCCAATCGAGCTTGCGGAACTTGAAATCGTCGGAGGGATTGCGTTCAATCTTATCATACTCCTCTAGAATCCGCTTCTCCCCTGAGTTCACCATGTTGCACGTGTCCTCCACTATCAACTCCGATCCAATTCCATTTGATTTTGTTCGATCTGTGTCGATCCGACTCGATCCACAACTCTTCCGTCCGGTTAACAAAAGGCAGGGCTCGTCATGCCCAGTAAATATGCGGATCTGGGTTGTTGCTGTTTCTTCAGAGCAAATTCAAAAGCTTGGATGGATTTGAAGTTCAAGGCTCTCACTTGTGCTTGCAGCTGCGGCGAATCTTCAATTGCAGACACTTGCTGTGCGAAGAAGAGGCGGCTTAATTACAAAAATTGTTTTATCTATAtctataaagcaaaaggcagagaatggtgaaacattcaaaataccagaaaatgcccttggttaatgcaaacattaagaattgaaattattaattaaatgaggataatatggtaaattcacaatttttcgtattaaaaaaattaaaatttaaagaaaattcagataatgggtcctatttttatggaacacaaatatccattatcttttttaattttaaaataaatttaaatttttttttaaaaaaacctctcgcatgcgcggaagcgcgtgcagagaggctagtaccTTTTTAAGTTCGATACATTCATTTGGGAAAAACATAAggaatcagaaaaaaaaaaacaaaacaaaaaaggccaAAATGCtaattttacatatatatatatatatatatatatatacagagagcttccattgagggatccctcaaataagcttatttgagggacaccccttgtaggccccactccggattgtatttcactaatccaaaccgtctattttgtagatactcattcaaagatcatctctacaaaaaatcacttgaatccgatatcgttgTGACCACTCTCTTGAGTTAGTTGAAGTTGTAGTACCTTGCGGGAAGGTTTCTACaattcttttcttaataatccaaaccatctattttttaggacTTGGtttatagatcatccttacaaaaaattagacaaatcggaaaccgtttcgacatccaattgtgtctatcaaaatcaatgaacacggtgcttcaagaaaatgctaaaatttcaataacttaattgagtggtcaaatgatatcggattcaagtgattttttgtagagatgatctttgaatgagtatctacaaaatagacggtttggattagtgaaatacaatccggagtggggcctacaatgagtgtccctcaaataagcttatttgaaggatccctcaatggaagctgtctgtatatatatatatatgtttatatatttataatatttatatttatatcgGTGTCGTATCCgtatcttattttttttagagatTTTCCGTATTGATATATCGTATCGCTGTATCCGTATTCATATCGATGCAACATAAGTTGTAACTGTTTATTGTAAAGTGCACAAAAGTAAAAGAGGATaggcaaaaaaggaaaaaatattcATTCGTTGACTAGTCAAAAATAGGCTTACATGGAATAGCAAAACAGTAAAACAATGTTATTAGGCCTCATTTGGTTCACGGAatgaatttgaggggaaataATTTCCTATGTCATTTCCTAAGGgatggaaaatggaaaattcCTTTTCCACATTTGGTAATGCTGGGAAAGTAACCAAGAGATATCActtgttttccatttcttttcccatgtttgttttgagtaggaatggaaaacaaaatttgtataaattttcaattatacctatattaaatcaaataaaaaaagaatgcatttaatgatttattgtaattctaaattgttaataggGATAAAattgtcatgaaaaatgtttatgctcattttctcaaactttCTCATgagaagggaaaacaaaactcaagttGGGAGGATGACTTCATTTTCTCCCCTACTTTTCCATGGGCCAAGAAACGATTTCTCATgcctggacttaccaaacataggaaagcaattgattttctatccCCAAGTCTcatttcccatgaaccaaacggagCCTTAATGTTCATTGAAGTGTTATTCAGTTGCAACTAAATACAGCTCATCCCTACAAGAGGAATAGAATATTACTTATTCTAATTAGATACTATTTCTAGAAGTGTCTCTGCAATGACAAGAAATTATAATGGGTTGGGCTTGGGTAAGTGCAGCAAGTAGACTTTGAATAGAGCTTGGGCTTGTGTACATTGCTAATCAATGATCTTGATCTTTCAGTTTCACACTTGTTACAGAGTAGTTATTCTATGGTGAGAGCCTTATATATGGTCCTTAGAGTACTTCCACTCATTTTCCATGGCAAAGGATAAGGGCAAGGCAAGGACTGTTACTATTCACGTAAATAGTGGCAGCCATTGCAAAAGGTTGTcgtgtttccacccattgccatgacaatcactattcacatgagatatgaggagagaaatttgtatagagttttagtgtggaaagtgaagaatatgactaagtttttatttaaaaaaattctgaaattcttAGTATTTTTTAggcttaaatgttaaaatggtcTCTGTGTTTTATCTCataggccaatttagtccccgTGTTAtgaatttggccaatttggtccttgtgtttgtatatgttaGTCAATGTGGTCCAttcctttaaaaatataaaattaaaacagtTTACTTCCATAACTTCTCACGATTCGATGGTATtctatttttgaaatatttagcTTCTCATGGGGATAAGTACACCTTTAAACCACTTATGAGGGACCAAAtgtaattgatgataaaatttttaattcaaactgaaaatggaatatatttcttttaaatttcaccTTCCCCAATTCGCGCACACACCTCAACCACCTCCCAAACCcagccaccatcaccaccaccactccaaccccaaaaccataGCCACCCTCACCACCATTCCAACCCCACCTAAACTacaacaactctctctctctctctctctctctctctctctctctctctctctgacaaATCATGAAGATCATCATAGCCAGTCACCGTAAGCTTGACGGCTCTACCGCCAATTGATCATCTTGGCTGTAGCAAAAGTCGATGACATCCAGATCCATGGAtcggagaggagagagagatgaagggtagagtatgagaaaatcttaaacagaagatagaagaaaatTTGCAGCAAGAAAAGAGTAAGCATCAATTCTACTaagaacccttttttttttcctacgaGAATCGAGACCATTGGAGGTTGAGGTTGTGTGAgttttaatcattttagcattattattatttgagtttaaatctttacaattaattacaaaattttaaattaattttaaatgttcttttttaaggttttaacataattttgacTAAaagggactaaattggccaaattaataacacaaggactaaattggccgataagataaaacacagggaccatttcaacatttaagcctattttttaagattttttttttaaaaaaattttggttgctgacgtcagcaaacCCAAATTAGAGGTCAAGCCAGTTTGGCCTGTGGGCTGGCCCAGTTGCGTGGGTCCTATAGCTTGCCTTGGCAAGCATGGCCCTCTAGAAGCACTTCCTTGGACTTGGGCCCTGTCTTGCTCGGGCCGCAGTCCACCGCTGGAACTGCTCTTAGGTGAGGTCATATCTCTTAATCATTAGATCAGGCTATCTAATTTGATTCAACGgctaaccaatttgatccaacgTTTAAGAAATAGGACATCACTTAAAGGCCATATATAAGGCTCTCACTATAAAATTCTTGTTGTGGTGCATTAACTTCATCCCACACAACAAGaagttcataaaaatttacatACAAACTTCTTGTTGTTCACTCACATTCAACAACAATTGCCCACGGTTGCATTATAATTTCCAAACATTATTAATATCAATCAATTATAAACATTCGACGACGAGTGAATAATTCTAAGTCGAAAACAAGTTGCCGACACAGGGCCAACACGCTGTTAGCAACAGTGGGCGCCTTGAGAAAATTCCGGCAACGAAAAATCCTCAAAACTCCTTGCAATATTTGTTCCAACACTTTCATACTAACAAGAGGAATAACTTTTGATCTCAGACCACAGCCAAAAAGCGACCGGATCTAAATGAAATCACGGCCAAACCGTCGGCCCTTTATGGTTATTTTGATTGACTtccaaaattccaaaatcaatCCAAACCACTTACATAAACGGATAGAGCACGAAGAGTAGATTAAGTTTCATACCTCGATCGACGAAAATAGAGGTCGGAGTCGCCGAAAAAGACATCGGAAGCTTTTAAAATCACGGACACTTCTAATCGTTCCAGCGGGGACCAATTTCACCTGAAACGGTCACCGCAGGGCGATGCAATTGCTGGCCAAAGTCTGGCGTCTCGTGgagtgggagagagagaaagtcgAGAAAGGAGAGAAAGCGCGCTGCCAGCTattaaaattttgactttgCAAAAATTACAGTTGAATAAAGCTCGGACTTTGAATAGAGCTCGGCTTTATATATGCCCTTTAGGTGAGGTTATATCTCTTAATCATTGAATTAggctaattaatttgattcaacaactaaccaatttgatcTAACGTTTAAGAGATAGAACATCACTTAAAAGCCATATATAAGGctctcactatagaattcttgttGTGGGGCATTAACTTCATCCCACATGACAAGAATTTCATAAACATTTGCATACAAACTTTTTGTTGTTCACTTACATTCAACAACAATTTGCCCACGGTTGCATTATAATTTCCAAACACATtattaatatcaataaattataaactcTAATATAAAtaacaatcaatcaatattAAGTCAATCGTTAATGACATAAACTATGATGACTCTGGGGCTTATTATATGCTCGAATGAGTGTGGTTGTACTTGTGTTTTTGACCTATGTTATTTGCTTCTCAACCTATGTTGTAGGTATTACATCATATTTAGGTATTTAACTCCACATTGAAACGCAAATTCTACTTCAACCCATTTACATAGGTTTTTAGACTAATATGTTCATTGAACACTGATTGACTTTATGCAACCTCTTGTTCATATCTTtctgatttcttcaagagttgAGATAGCATCTCCTTGATAGAAGGATCTTCTTGTTGACCCCGATGAATTTGTGGGTCCCATTATATTCTGTGAATTGCTCCAAGAAAAGTTTGGGTATTGTCTCCAACCCGGGTTGTACGTATTGGAGTAAGGATCATTTTGGAGTCTTCCATTGAATGCAATGACCTCTTGCACATCTTCTAAAGTAGGATTCGATGGGCAATTTGCAGTGTCGTGGGCGATGTTAGCACATAAATTACATGGTTGTGCAGTTACCTTCTTTATCAGTGGCGtgagaaaataaaactcaGACTTCGATTATCCCATTACCTTCTTTAAATTACATGGTATCAAGCAAATTCGACTTCGATTATTCCAATTTACTAGATACAAAGCCATAAGGAGATCAATCAAAGAACTTAAACAAAtaacaacaattaaaatagTGATTATTCATCTAATATAAACCAAGAATCAATTAAATCACATTAGAAATCATAACTATCCATGCTTGGGCGTAATCCTCGCCCtagagaataatttagttactcatgttcaaagaaaacaaaattgaaaaactagaaaacataACTTATGGATTGTGATGGTGCTCGAGAACTTGACGATGGTAGCGGCTCTTTGACTCTCCTTCTACTCCAGCATCCGCGAACCCTATTTTGTGCTCTTCTTTAAATGACTTGGTAACGATGATTTCCTAATTTTGCTTCAATTGTCTTTGATGCGTTGGCATCCAAAATCCTACAAAATATAGGATCAGACCTTAGAAAATAACCTTGCTTCCTTGTAGGCACTTCCCATATACAATAGACATAAATTAGACTCCAAGGATTGAACTTCAAAAGGATTATTTTGCAAAACCCGCAAAACGCATTCTGCCCTCACAGTCTGTATTAAAAGGGCCACAACTCTTTCCACACACGTCTAAATCACAAACCGCAAAATTCTACAGAAAGCTAACATTCGTATCTTTCCAACGATAAGGCTCAACATCTGGTTCACTCTGAGGAAGTACAGTATATTCTGTCAAGTTCACTGATCTGCACAGGACATTTTTGCAAAACATCTTTCAATCCCAAAAATGCTCATTTTGCTTGCTTTTCCATCTTTACTCTTCAAACCTAGTAAAACACAAAACTAAGTAAAAATGGACTAAACTTATTTAAGAACATAGCAAGAAtctaagagaaaaataataaaaatgcaCGAAATAATGGTTATTtcaaatacccccaaacttaGACTTTGCTTGCCctcatgcaaaacaaaacaaaacaaagactgAGTATTATGCCTCCACATATTAGTCTCAATAAATCGCACAAGGTATATAACTCTAAAGAATCAAATAAGCATCATATAAACCACAAGCATGATTCAAAAGTTAACAAAACCGTACATAACATTCTCAAGTGTAGTGTGTGAAATAGCCAATATCAATACAACTCACTCAACCCGGATAGGTATATGCAAATCAAAGCTTCAACTCCAAACTTCACCAAGAATGTCACTCACGACGAAAACGCTCTAAGTTTGGGTTAAGTGTTTCACTCAATAAAATGAATgcatgaaaacaaaatcaaatcctaTAAGCTTGCTCTTCATATCACATCTCCACAGATTAAATTCACACAATTTCTAGGATCAAAAGGTCTTAAATTACGGTTGTAATGGGGTTAGAGGTTAAggttaaaagaaagaaaggatatggaaaacaaaaatattctaTGAGAATTAGTAGAGCACATGATGACTATGAAGGATTGCAAATTCTCTTGTATCTCTTGTGGTATCACCAATTATGTACTTCATTGGAAGCCACATTTCATCTTCAACTTCATTTTGATCAATATATTTCTCAAACTTCTtcaatctttctttctttttctttcctttttttaacaAACACCAACCTCAAACTCATCTttgcttctatttttttcttttcacaacAACTTTGATACTCACAAGGTAAGGTGCAAATCGCGCAAACTTAAAGCTCCACCAATTTTTCATAGAACAAGGTAGATTGAAGTGTTTAAGTATATGGTTAAGGATAGTGTGGTTCATGAAAGAAAATGCTTATTTAGGCTCAAAGGGGCTATCTAAGAAATAATGTAGTAGGGATAAAAGCTTGTTTGGCCATGGTGTTGATCCTAGGTGCCTTAATCACTTCCTAGATAGAATCATGTGAATCAATACAAAGCCTTGAAAGATATTGAAGCAAGTTCTAGTAAATGATAGTTGCACTCATGAAAAGAATATATCTCTCATGAAATGAATATACAAGTCTACACTAAAATCCACATATAATTCTCTAAGTCAAAAGCAAATTGCATTAAATTGGCTATGTGcattaaaaatatgagaatAATCATGCAAGAGAAAGTTAACTAAAGAATCACACTTGAAATTCACAAAATGATTACCAATCCTCAAAAGCTATATAACAAGTAGAATTCAAGTGTTATCATTGACTTGTGGAAAGCTTAACTAAAATGActcaagaaaaggaaaaaagaaaatctttttggatttttgaaatttttatgggttttgtGACTTTAAAAACAACAACTTAACCACTTAACTAcctaaaaatacaaaagaaacaaaacaagactcaaacaaaccaagaaaacaaagagtttCAAAATGCAGTTTTTGGTAGTTTCGACCTCTGTTCAAATTTTAGCTCATAACTTTCAAACCGCTGGTCTGATTTTCACGTTCTTTTATTGTTAGATTCAGCAccaaaaaatgaagaacagAACGCGAACCAAATTGTCAGCACAATTACCAATTAAAACAGTTTTTAAGCAAAAAgaaaccccccccccccccccccccaaacaaaaaaaacttaaatgaaacattgtcctcaatgtaaaaagaatcaaaatacACGCAATGAATCAagcaaaggagaaaaaaattaaaacagtaTAATAAAGAGTAAAGAGTAAGGGTTAGAGCTCCCTGGGCATATAATAATCTCGAGAAGTAAGTGCTGCAAATGCCAAGATCCTCgcatcatcatcatgcatCCAAAACATGGGTTACTTCCCAAGAATCGCTTAATTTAAAGTCTTCAGCCGGACTCAGCGACCATCATATATCTGGGGGATCATCGATACATCACCTCAATGGTCTTGGTTTGTGCCGTCAAAGTATCATTATTCTCTATAGGATCTGTGAGGCTTGATTCAATGAATGGGTTCCCTATAATTTGATCCGCAACTTCGATGTGAAAACAATCATAAGGATCTAAGGGTCTTTTCAAACCTTCAAAGACCTGAAAATTTATAGTAGAATCTTGCATCCGGAGATGTtcctccttttttatattcaacGGCAATTTCCATTAGGAGAAGCTAACACAAAAGAGGCTTACACTAAAGACTTGATCACCTCAGTTCATCACGCTTGGTTGTCTTTGCAGacgttttgttttgctttcaaaaccaaaaaagtactgaacaaaaccaaaaaagtacTGAACAAAAGCAAACAAGTACAGACCAAAAGCAAACAAGTACTTACCAAAACCAGATTCCGTATTTCTCTCACCTCATTCATAGAATTAGAATGCGAAATTCCTACCCTGGTGGAATTGTTAGCGTAAATTATATTGCCACTAATAATGGTGTTGAAGACAGAGCCCCCGTGCtttccatcattttgggaATGCTCATGCTCTCTAGAGGCCTGTTGAGGAGGAACAGGAATCATATCAACTACCTCCTGACATTCAGAATTGCCATATTCTGGGGCTGCTGCACCCGTGGTTTCAAATAGCCATACATATGGGTTCCACCTGAGCATACAGCTCTTGAAATCGTCGGAGTTATTGGGTACAGCCCCTGTAAAATTCTCTATAATCGACTCAAAAATCTGCCGCTTTACTCTCCCCCGCTTCATCGAGCCCCCGTGCtttccatcattttgggaATGCTGATGCTCTCTGGAGGCCTGTTGAGGAGGAACAGGAATCATATCAACTACCTTCTGACATTCAGAATTGCCAGATTTTGGGGCTGCTGCACCCGTGGTTTCAAATAGCCATATATATGGGTTCCGCCTGAGCATACGGCTCTTGAAATCGTCGGAGTTATTGGGTACAGCCCCTGTAAACTTCTCTGTAATGGACTCAAAAATCCACCGCTTTACTCTCCCCCGCTTCAACGCTACAGCCATTTGATTTTGTTAGATCTGCGTCGGACGATGATGGGTGCACGGGTTGGTTCCCctaaaagaaagggaaaagataaagaaacgCAGAATTAAAAATGGGAAATGTATATTCTTCTGTGCCTCACTGCCGTAAGGCCACGGGGCTCCTTTAATTCAACGAAGATGGAAAAGCTAATGAGGATGGCAATATAAGACACGTGGTAGCTATCTTAGAGTTACTCGAGTCTGCCCACCAAAACTAGGCATGAAATCCATCTGCAACTTCTTTATAGTATTTGATTAACAATTAGATATTTACTTGATTTACGTGGAAATTTTTAGGGTTAGAGATGCGGCGTCGTTTTAAAGATGAGGTAATAGAATTGGTTAGGGCTCGTCAATGGGCTGGTAGCCTGGCCGAAATGGGCTTCTTGATATAACAatggtgattttttttctctctcttatttctctgtttttctatGTAATCCCTCATCTTGATTACCTACTATTCTGTAGGCCAGTTCTGATAcatgttttttatttcaactCAGGAGGAAATTGAGGAGCTGGAGTGAGAATCGGCTGCATAGCCAACAATAGGTATCAATAAGCCTAGATTTTTGCACATTTTAGCCAACAATTGGTTGTTTTGGCTGGGTTGATTTAAGTTGTTTGGAAATTCCTTTTGAAAGTTGTAGTAAATGATACAGAATGTGTATGAATTGAGCATATCCGAAACTGAAATTGCTGATGAACTAGCAAAGGTGACTGATATTTGACGTAAAGCCTCAGCAGGCAGCTGGTTGTGTCTTTGACTCAGTGTTACTCTCGTTCGCGTTGCCATTGAAGTGATGAGTTCCATGGTTGTGAATCAATTTCTGAGTCGGGGGACCATCCATTTTCCATTTCACCATCTGCTGGTTTCCATATCAGGtccttttattcaataaacattcagtCTCCCTACTTGCCATGTTACTAATTTTATTTGACTAAATAAGAATCAGACAGGATATCAAAATAACCCCTTGATTGAGCATTCATTGCCCAAAGATTTTCTCACTTGGATACAGCACAATTGCCTCAAGAAGTAGAGAGGTTTAACTTGATATGAAAGAAGAGCCCAGAATTGAATTATTCATTACTCTCAGCTTATGACAACAAAGTTTTAAACAGAGGATATTGGCCTAAATTCCTAAACTTGTTAGGGCATTAACTTCAGTTGTTTGGAAATTCCTTTTGAAACTTGTGAATTATAGAATGTGTATGAATTGAGCATATCCGAAAATGAAACTGCTGGTGGACTGGCAAAGGTGACTGATATTTGACACAAGGCGAAGCTTCCCTTTTTATTATAGACTGATGTAACAATCAAAGTCGTCTgcccttttttatattcaacGGCAATCACTTAGTGAGACATGTTTATACAAGTAATATTGGAATGTCGTCTGATTGTTTTTATTACTCAAATAGGTGAAGTGAAGGCTCTG
Proteins encoded in this region:
- the LOC109950183 gene encoding uncharacterized protein LOC109950183 is translated as MAVALKRGRVKRWIFESITEKFTGAVPNNSDDFKSRMLRRNPYIWLFETTGAAAPKSGNSECQKVVDMIPVPPQQASREHQHSQNDGKHGGSMKRGRVKRQIFESIIENFTGAVPNNSDDFKSCMLRWNPYVWLFETTGAAAPEYGNSECQEVVDMIPVPPQQASREHEHSQNDGKHGGSVFNTIISGNIIYANNSTRVGISHSNSMNEVREIRNLVLDFGCQRIKDN